From Gimesia panareensis, the proteins below share one genomic window:
- a CDS encoding retron system putative HNH endonuclease: MKWVNENRELKNFSYRCLPTEVKVDLKAFLLKEQYFLCAYLGLSIAPSSSHIEHLKPQSECEPGEDVEYRNLVACFPNDGGNDSLGCGAPFKKSWWDEEFFVSPLHEDCERRFTFAWSGHIHPSFKDDEAAQKTIEKLGLDADYVRNLRRKAIIGFFGLNDKRRVTKKQLQTLIQSLDKPNVDGKLASFCFVLKSLSVRVLEG; encoded by the coding sequence ATGAAATGGGTCAATGAAAATAGAGAGCTCAAAAACTTCTCCTATCGGTGCCTCCCTACCGAAGTTAAGGTTGACTTAAAGGCCTTTCTATTGAAGGAACAATATTTCCTGTGTGCATATCTTGGACTCTCGATCGCCCCTTCCTCCAGTCACATTGAGCATCTTAAGCCACAATCGGAATGCGAACCAGGAGAAGATGTCGAATATCGCAATCTAGTTGCCTGTTTCCCCAATGACGGAGGCAATGATTCATTAGGGTGCGGAGCGCCGTTCAAGAAAAGCTGGTGGGATGAAGAATTCTTCGTTTCACCGCTGCACGAGGATTGCGAGAGGAGATTTACCTTCGCTTGGTCCGGACACATTCATCCAAGTTTTAAAGATGACGAAGCCGCGCAAAAGACGATTGAGAAACTGGGACTTGATGCAGACTATGTGCGTAATCTTCGGAGAAAGGCCATCATTGGTTTCTTCGGCCTCAACGACAAGAGGCGTGTTACAAAGAAGCAGCTTCAAACACTCATCCAGTCACTCGACAAACCAAACGTTGATGGAAAACTCGCCTCTTTTTGTTTTGTATTGAAGTCCTTGTCGGTTCGAGTGCTTGAAGGGTAG
- a CDS encoding AAA family ATPase has protein sequence MILKKINLVNYRGFEQIEFDFHERVTVIAGVNGVGKSGILLALTAMLSRALRDFTPSSKEVIYFKDEDIFGDKKSLQVSSVLQVAEHTCHITIQRVAESDEGNIVSLMFENLVAGEDKTGLDSAQAETSKVLRKLKERRSQPLAIYFSPQRQLPGKPRVLPPTEPFSVERAYQTALENRPVELRDFMHWFRVQEELADEHQPQRLKVLETLKGVVTTFLSDFSNLRLEMEPLRLMINKLGVPLAINQLSDGERGILAILFDITRRLSIANPDLKDPIKDGKAIILIDEIDLHLHPTIQRKVLRQFTNTFQNCQFIVTTHSPQVIGQSHASSIRALERDEEDNKVKWVPVTQSFGMDSNWVLQRIMGALPRDFEIEQNLRKIADAIDDGNWDSARAMVMEIEEDIGIFPELQEWKSMLDRIELLENEANNENEPS, from the coding sequence ATGATTCTTAAAAAGATAAATCTTGTCAACTATCGTGGCTTCGAGCAGATCGAATTTGACTTTCACGAACGGGTGACCGTAATTGCTGGCGTTAATGGCGTTGGGAAGTCAGGAATCTTGCTCGCTCTTACTGCGATGCTATCTCGCGCCCTCCGCGATTTCACACCATCGAGCAAAGAAGTAATTTACTTTAAAGATGAAGACATTTTTGGGGATAAGAAATCCCTCCAAGTGTCATCTGTGCTCCAGGTTGCGGAACACACTTGCCATATCACGATACAGCGAGTTGCCGAATCCGACGAAGGCAACATAGTTTCATTAATGTTTGAGAATCTTGTTGCGGGAGAAGACAAAACGGGCCTCGACAGCGCACAAGCAGAAACATCTAAGGTACTACGAAAGCTTAAGGAACGCCGTTCCCAACCACTTGCGATCTATTTTTCACCACAACGACAGTTGCCCGGAAAGCCCAGGGTATTGCCGCCTACAGAACCATTCTCTGTTGAAAGAGCCTATCAAACAGCGCTCGAAAATCGTCCAGTCGAACTACGAGATTTCATGCACTGGTTCCGTGTTCAAGAAGAACTTGCCGACGAGCATCAACCGCAACGTTTGAAGGTGCTCGAAACATTGAAGGGCGTCGTTACTACCTTTCTTAGCGATTTCTCAAATCTTCGTCTTGAAATGGAACCTCTGCGACTGATGATTAATAAACTGGGGGTACCTCTCGCGATCAACCAATTGTCGGACGGAGAAAGAGGAATACTTGCAATTCTATTCGACATCACACGTCGTTTGTCGATCGCGAATCCAGACTTAAAAGACCCAATTAAGGATGGCAAAGCAATCATTCTCATTGATGAAATCGACTTGCATTTGCATCCGACAATACAAAGGAAAGTGTTGCGACAATTTACCAACACATTTCAGAATTGCCAGTTCATTGTGACGACGCATTCCCCACAAGTTATCGGACAGTCGCATGCAAGTTCGATCCGCGCTCTTGAAAGAGATGAAGAGGACAACAAGGTGAAGTGGGTACCGGTGACCCAGAGCTTCGGCATGGACAGTAATTGGGTACTTCAAAGGATCATGGGGGCGCTACCACGCGACTTTGAAATTGAACAAAATTTGCGCAAGATTGCAGATGCAATTGACGACGGGAATTGGGATTCTGCAAGAGCGATGGTAATGGAGATCGAAGAAGATATCGGAATATTTCCTGAATTGCAGGAATGGAAGTCAATGTTGGATCGAATTGAGTTGCTTGAAAATGAAGCGAATAACGAAAACGAACCCTCCTAA
- a CDS encoding restriction endonuclease subunit S, whose product MKIRAHGLSQLPNHWKVLPLKFAASHQVSNIDKHAHDNEIPVRLCNYMDVYKNEFIDASKMNLMKATATEHEIERFRLNVGDVIITKDSETWEDIGVPALVIQSGDDVVCGYHLAILRGRPETISGHFLFRCLQSKTIRQQLELSAKGVTRFGLPQDGIGKLQLPIPPLKEQHDVVEFLERETFLLDELIAEKNEMLVILDRKRSAAITQLVTQGLDPKVRRRPSGNESLGDIPEHWNVRRLKYLLEGIQQGWSPQCHNFPAGEGEFGVLKTGCVNGGIFDESQNKLLPVDVEPPLDIEVNRGDILMSRASGSIHLIGSVALVKSMPKARLLLSDKTFRLIPNHEMNPAYLVLAMGSNCLRWQISRCISGAEGLANNITKSDIGNLILPVPPLSEQERIADELSNLETETEAIKFALNETLSLLSDKRSALITAAITGEIPIEEMVA is encoded by the coding sequence ATGAAAATTCGGGCACACGGACTTTCGCAGCTCCCGAATCACTGGAAAGTCCTTCCATTGAAATTCGCCGCTTCACACCAAGTTAGCAATATTGATAAGCACGCACACGACAATGAAATTCCCGTTCGCTTGTGCAATTATATGGACGTCTATAAGAATGAGTTTATTGACGCAAGTAAGATGAATCTCATGAAGGCTACAGCAACTGAGCATGAAATTGAGCGATTTCGACTGAACGTTGGTGACGTGATTATCACTAAAGACTCGGAGACATGGGAAGACATCGGTGTTCCGGCCCTTGTCATACAGAGTGGGGATGATGTGGTTTGTGGCTACCACCTAGCCATACTTCGTGGAAGGCCAGAGACGATAAGTGGACACTTTCTGTTTCGCTGTTTGCAATCCAAGACAATTAGACAGCAGTTAGAGCTTTCGGCAAAAGGTGTGACCCGATTTGGGCTGCCCCAGGATGGAATTGGAAAGCTCCAACTACCAATTCCGCCACTTAAAGAGCAGCATGACGTAGTCGAATTCCTCGAACGCGAGACTTTCCTTCTAGACGAACTCATCGCTGAAAAGAATGAAATGTTGGTGATATTGGACAGGAAACGCTCCGCAGCGATTACACAATTGGTTACGCAGGGACTTGACCCGAAGGTACGTCGAAGGCCATCGGGAAATGAAAGCCTAGGTGATATACCAGAGCACTGGAACGTTAGAAGGCTGAAATATCTACTGGAAGGAATCCAGCAAGGATGGTCGCCGCAGTGTCATAATTTTCCAGCAGGTGAAGGTGAATTCGGTGTCCTGAAGACTGGGTGTGTGAACGGCGGCATTTTTGACGAATCCCAGAACAAACTGCTCCCCGTCGACGTCGAACCACCGCTTGATATTGAGGTTAATCGTGGAGACATACTAATGTCGCGAGCTAGTGGCTCGATACATCTGATTGGCTCAGTGGCTCTTGTAAAATCGATGCCTAAAGCGAGGCTATTACTTTCGGATAAAACGTTTCGCCTCATTCCAAATCATGAGATGAATCCGGCCTATTTAGTTTTGGCAATGGGGTCAAACTGTCTTCGTTGGCAAATTAGCAGATGTATTAGCGGCGCTGAGGGGCTTGCAAACAATATCACAAAGTCCGACATTGGAAATCTAATCTTGCCCGTTCCACCGCTTTCCGAACAGGAACGCATCGCAGATGAGTTGAGCAACCTTGAAACCGAAACGGAGGCCATTAAGTTTGCCCTCAATGAGACACTCTCTTTGCTTTCAGATAAAAGAAGCGCCTTAATTACCGCTGCTATTACTGGCGAAATCCCAATTGAGGAGATGGTGGCATGA
- a CDS encoding type I restriction-modification system subunit M has translation MTHQELANFVWQIADLLRGPYRPPQYERVMLPMVVLRRFDCVLAETKPKVLASFKRIKEYKANVHDPKLNRVAGDGKDIGFHNHSELDFEKLKGDPDHIGRHLADYIAGYSENVRQIFDRFDFTKEIEKLEEANRLYLVVSKFADIDLGQLDTHAMGHLFEDLIRRFNEAANETAGDHFTPREVIRLMVNLLLEPDDHILTTPGILATICDPACGTGGMLSEAENWIKEHNHNANVQVYGQDYNARSYAVAASDLLIKGQNDGQIELGNTLTEDSFVGMEFDYLIANPPFGVDWKAEKKELDRLSNFHGYKGKLPRVNDGALLFLLYMIGHFQEINPEEKKIGSRCAIVFNGSPLFTGGAGSGESEIRRQIIENDWLEAIVALPEQMFYNTGIGTFIWIVTNRKAEDRRGKIQLIDARQRYKPMRRSLGDKRRYIDDKSIEAISREHGSKRTSDTCKMFNNADFGYRRVIIERPLRLRFQITQEATESFLDAYPKFLDMVRAIESELGTDPHLDWNEVWETVQEVANHQEIKWTSASKKLFRECYTTVDSTAEPVIARRFKKFDFDATAAFPMQELQAKLDKSELAATVGLYCGPSKDAIEYEADSDLRDYENIPLKEHVVDFFLREVRPFVQDSWIDRGSKSARDELDEGIGKVGYEINFNREFFRYKSPPSLCEINAELARAEKRIVELLGRGEL, from the coding sequence ATGACACACCAAGAACTTGCAAATTTCGTCTGGCAAATCGCTGACCTGTTACGGGGGCCATATCGCCCTCCTCAGTATGAACGCGTCATGCTGCCTATGGTTGTGTTGCGGCGATTTGATTGTGTGCTTGCGGAAACCAAGCCAAAGGTTCTTGCATCCTTCAAACGTATCAAGGAATACAAAGCTAACGTCCACGATCCGAAGCTGAATCGAGTCGCCGGAGACGGCAAGGACATTGGTTTCCATAATCACAGTGAGCTCGATTTCGAGAAGCTGAAAGGCGATCCAGACCACATTGGGCGACACCTTGCAGACTACATCGCCGGATACTCGGAGAATGTGCGGCAGATCTTTGATCGCTTCGACTTCACTAAGGAAATCGAAAAGCTCGAAGAAGCGAATCGTCTTTACCTTGTTGTCTCGAAGTTTGCCGATATAGACTTGGGACAGCTAGACACCCACGCCATGGGGCATCTCTTTGAGGATCTGATTCGGAGGTTCAATGAAGCAGCGAACGAGACCGCGGGTGACCACTTCACACCACGCGAAGTCATCCGCCTTATGGTGAATCTGCTGCTTGAACCCGACGATCATATTCTCACAACACCTGGAATACTTGCAACGATTTGTGACCCTGCGTGTGGAACAGGCGGGATGTTGTCCGAGGCTGAAAACTGGATCAAGGAACACAACCACAACGCAAATGTCCAAGTCTACGGACAAGATTACAACGCTCGATCATACGCTGTGGCTGCATCCGACTTGCTGATTAAAGGGCAGAACGATGGACAAATCGAACTGGGAAACACACTTACGGAGGACAGCTTCGTGGGTATGGAGTTTGATTACCTGATTGCCAATCCACCATTCGGCGTTGACTGGAAAGCGGAGAAAAAAGAACTAGATCGGTTATCCAATTTCCACGGGTACAAAGGTAAGCTTCCAAGAGTGAATGATGGAGCATTATTGTTCTTGCTCTACATGATTGGTCACTTTCAGGAGATCAACCCAGAGGAGAAAAAGATCGGTTCGCGATGTGCGATCGTTTTTAATGGGTCGCCGTTGTTTACCGGCGGAGCTGGTTCGGGGGAGAGTGAGATTCGCCGACAGATTATTGAAAACGACTGGCTCGAAGCAATCGTGGCGCTGCCAGAGCAGATGTTTTACAACACGGGTATCGGCACATTCATTTGGATCGTCACTAATCGCAAAGCCGAAGACCGACGGGGTAAGATTCAGCTTATTGACGCTCGTCAGCGATATAAACCGATGCGGCGTTCGTTAGGTGACAAACGGCGATATATCGACGACAAATCCATAGAAGCGATTTCGCGTGAGCACGGATCAAAGAGAACGTCAGATACGTGCAAGATGTTCAACAACGCTGACTTCGGATATCGGCGAGTGATCATCGAGCGACCTTTACGATTGCGGTTTCAGATCACTCAAGAAGCGACCGAGTCGTTTTTGGATGCGTACCCAAAGTTTCTCGATATGGTCCGAGCAATAGAATCGGAGCTAGGTACAGACCCACATCTCGATTGGAACGAAGTATGGGAGACAGTTCAGGAAGTTGCTAATCACCAGGAGATAAAATGGACTTCTGCTTCCAAGAAGCTTTTTCGCGAGTGCTACACGACGGTCGATTCAACCGCCGAACCGGTGATTGCTAGGCGGTTCAAGAAGTTTGATTTCGATGCGACAGCCGCTTTCCCCATGCAAGAGCTACAAGCTAAGCTTGATAAGAGCGAGTTGGCGGCAACAGTTGGATTGTACTGTGGCCCGTCAAAGGATGCGATTGAGTACGAAGCAGACTCCGATCTCCGCGACTACGAGAACATTCCGCTGAAAGAGCACGTCGTCGATTTCTTTTTGCGCGAAGTTCGGCCATTTGTTCAGGATTCGTGGATTGATCGAGGGTCCAAAAGTGCCCGAGACGAATTAGACGAGGGGATTGGCAAAGTTGGCTACGAAATCAACTTTAACCGAGAATTCTTTAGGTACAAGTCGCCTCCAAGCCTTTGCGAAATCAATGCCGAACTCGCTAGAGCTGAAAAACGGATAGTAGAGCTGCTAGGGCGGGGGGAACTATGA
- a CDS encoding helix-turn-helix domain-containing protein, which yields MLGDVLRHFREEAGMTQEALAFEAGLDRTYISQLERNKKSPTVDVLFRLCDAMGIKASELIARVEEKR from the coding sequence ATGCTAGGAGATGTATTACGGCACTTTCGAGAAGAAGCTGGAATGACCCAGGAGGCGCTTGCCTTCGAGGCTGGGTTAGATCGTACCTACATTAGCCAGCTGGAAAGAAATAAGAAATCACCGACGGTGGATGTTTTATTTCGTCTCTGCGATGCAATGGGTATTAAGGCCTCGGAGCTGATTGCTCGTGTTGAAGAAAAACGCTAG
- a CDS encoding recombinase family protein, with the protein MPEKQLRFAALVRVSTDKQEKQGESLRTQEKQITQAVETLGGVITKRYAGQEHATSGYEREQLDKLLADATKKRKPFDAVMVFDASRWSRDNARSKAGLQAFRDNDIRFFTLTQEHNLFNPSAILFLGMSAEIGEYQARQQKQKSVMSCIDRAKRLGAPTSGKKPFGRTWDKEAQKWGLDTKKKAMIQDIAKRYLAGEPLPKLATEYGINHSFLNKTLAESCGSSYEITWNIKDLKIHETVTIDIPPLLSDKTIKAIRKKAVANRTYQHGTPKYHYLLQGYVFCEECGYAMTGQANSRGTLYYRHRTRSRHCECDVVPKPYVRADQLEDAVILHLFDTFGNPKAVERAIEEATPDLKRREECLKKIQRLNSELAGIKKARDSILNLIEKGSLTEEQAGTKLAGLQDREELLTTELDQVLASIENVPTPEEIKSTAEEVVRRFSKPKVSARKRLRIRAANRFDKMTWEDKRGLIELVFDGTFSDGRPMGIYIEPIEGQENHRQKKWAFTIRGMAPVNGDQCVTQCVSGSPEPGHPGRRFLRPAVRRHRELRRSDGAGGDPSRVL; encoded by the coding sequence ATGCCAGAGAAGCAGCTACGCTTCGCCGCCCTCGTAAGGGTATCTACAGACAAGCAGGAGAAACAAGGCGAGTCGCTACGGACTCAGGAAAAGCAGATCACACAAGCCGTTGAAACCTTGGGTGGCGTTATTACCAAACGATATGCAGGCCAGGAACATGCAACCTCTGGATATGAACGGGAGCAGCTTGATAAGCTCCTGGCTGATGCAACAAAGAAGCGTAAACCATTTGACGCTGTAATGGTTTTTGATGCTTCCAGGTGGTCTCGCGACAACGCCAGATCAAAAGCAGGCTTACAAGCATTTCGCGATAACGACATACGGTTTTTCACCCTTACGCAAGAACACAACCTCTTCAATCCAAGTGCGATCCTCTTTCTGGGTATGTCGGCAGAGATCGGAGAATATCAGGCCAGACAGCAAAAACAAAAATCAGTAATGAGTTGCATTGATCGTGCCAAGCGGCTTGGCGCTCCTACTTCAGGAAAAAAACCGTTTGGCAGAACCTGGGACAAAGAAGCCCAGAAGTGGGGACTAGATACAAAAAAGAAAGCGATGATACAGGACATTGCTAAAAGATATCTGGCTGGTGAACCGTTACCTAAACTTGCAACAGAATATGGCATCAACCATTCGTTTTTGAATAAGACGCTCGCAGAGAGTTGTGGGTCCTCTTATGAAATCACTTGGAATATCAAAGACCTAAAAATTCATGAGACTGTTACAATAGATATACCTCCTCTGCTTTCAGATAAAACTATCAAGGCAATACGAAAAAAGGCAGTAGCAAACCGCACTTATCAACATGGGACGCCGAAGTACCATTATTTACTCCAGGGATATGTGTTTTGCGAAGAGTGCGGGTACGCTATGACAGGGCAGGCGAACTCTCGGGGAACGCTTTATTATCGACATAGAACAAGATCTCGGCATTGTGAATGCGATGTTGTTCCTAAGCCTTATGTCCGAGCAGACCAGTTAGAAGATGCTGTAATACTGCACTTATTTGATACGTTTGGGAACCCGAAAGCGGTTGAGCGAGCCATCGAAGAAGCAACACCAGACTTAAAGAGAAGGGAGGAGTGTCTGAAGAAGATTCAGCGATTAAACTCTGAACTGGCAGGTATTAAGAAAGCACGGGATTCGATATTGAACCTGATCGAAAAAGGATCTCTTACAGAGGAGCAAGCTGGAACTAAATTAGCAGGATTACAAGATCGGGAAGAATTATTAACGACAGAATTGGACCAGGTGCTCGCATCCATTGAGAACGTGCCAACTCCTGAGGAGATTAAATCAACAGCCGAGGAAGTTGTACGGCGTTTTTCAAAACCAAAAGTGAGTGCCAGAAAGCGGCTGAGAATTAGAGCGGCAAATCGATTCGATAAGATGACGTGGGAAGATAAGCGGGGGCTGATTGAATTGGTCTTTGATGGTACTTTTTCTGATGGCCGTCCGATGGGGATTTACATAGAACCAATTGAAGGGCAAGAGAACCATCGACAGAAAAAATGGGCTTTTACCATTCGAGGTATGGCACCTGTTAACGGGGATCAGTGTGTGACGCAATGTGTTTCGGGTTCCCCAGAGCCAGGCCATCCTGGACGCCGCTTTCTGAGACCAGCTGTTCGACGTCATCGTGAATTGAGACGATCTGACGGCGCTGGGGGAGATCCATCCAGAGTTCTTTAG